The proteins below are encoded in one region of Flammeovirga kamogawensis:
- a CDS encoding helix-turn-helix transcriptional regulator produces the protein MDILEGDEKNVFEFFSQLQQTYGGNWDGEELLIDSDDFGFINSVCYNFLEDINIGVTSLKLKRAFVYNNRNGQDADFIGIRIGFTGKFEGDNATKHNSRECIYIYNGNQEFSITSEENSALKWVFIRFPKDKFHLLADNSNTVITQLMENKMPWFYYSSLLPEINVLVNDIFNVMHQKDIRRGIFLGKAIEILTMFKRVLETNNQKHIAFNIHPSDIKQMVMLKDQLLEDYTIQPNLKILSENVGMSLSKLHRTFKKVYGMPILQFFNKHRIEEVDRLIRNTDRTLVDISDVLGYTHLSHMSRTYKKHFGYSPSDVKKA, from the coding sequence ATGGATATACTAGAAGGTGATGAGAAAAATGTATTTGAATTTTTCTCTCAATTACAACAGACTTATGGGGGAAATTGGGATGGTGAAGAGTTATTGATCGATTCAGATGATTTTGGTTTTATCAATTCTGTATGCTATAATTTTCTTGAAGACATAAATATTGGTGTTACTTCTTTAAAATTAAAAAGAGCATTTGTTTATAATAATAGAAATGGACAAGACGCAGATTTTATAGGTATTCGAATAGGCTTTACAGGTAAATTTGAAGGTGATAATGCCACAAAACATAACAGTAGAGAATGTATTTATATCTATAATGGCAACCAAGAATTCTCTATTACATCAGAAGAAAACTCAGCCTTAAAATGGGTTTTTATTCGTTTCCCAAAAGATAAATTTCATCTATTGGCAGATAATAGTAACACGGTTATTACGCAGTTAATGGAAAATAAAATGCCGTGGTTTTATTACAGTTCTTTATTGCCTGAAATAAATGTTTTAGTAAATGATATCTTTAATGTGATGCATCAAAAAGATATTCGAAGAGGGATTTTTTTAGGTAAAGCAATTGAGATATTGACCATGTTTAAGCGTGTTTTAGAAACAAACAATCAAAAACACATTGCTTTTAATATCCATCCTTCTGATATAAAACAAATGGTTATGCTTAAAGATCAATTATTAGAAGATTATACTATCCAGCCTAATCTTAAAATTTTAAGTGAAAACGTTGGGATGAGTTTATCAAAACTACATAGAACATTTAAAAAAGTATATGGAATGCCAATTCTTCAATTTTTTAATAAGCATAGAATAGAAGAGGTGGATAGACTGATACGAAATACAGATAGAACTTTGGTAGATATAAGTGATGTGTTAGGTTATACACATTTATCACATATGAGTAGGACGTATAAAAAGCATTTTGGCTATTCTCCTTCAGACGTAAAAAAGGCCTAG
- a CDS encoding sulfatase — MNRLLITILFCSFLFVHDNYAQKKKDKPNILFIMCDDLNDYQGVFGGHPQAKTPNIDKLAKSGTRFLNAQSNIPVCQPSRNSLFTGVYPSASSDFGWTPHLKQKVLKHNKTFVQVLKENGYYTLASGKLMHANEKEVWNEWGLDIKHNYGPFYYNGDKLAAHPSVPAPFNKIGPIDGSYGRISEMPNHNGERGVPGLVEGWNMKPVKYNSDSDRDLLYDEKHAEWAVNKFKEFANTKTEKPFFMGIGFVRPHTPLHAPDKYFDMFPLDKIELDKWTADDTDDIYYQEIFGTKGKGSRYYRDLLSSYNGDRELALKTFLQAYLACVAFVDAQIGTVLEGLEASGLADNTVVIFTSDHGWQMGEKELLFKNTVYEEATRIPYVIRDPKAKKNQVVTHPVSLVDLYPTVLDFAGIEASNLKAEGGAELGGYSVIPFIENPKTKKWEGPEGALSVKGVWGAVSKNFKVNEQNYSYRTEKWRYIHYTDGKEELYNHFTDPYEWKNVASDKKYAEVKADLKAQMETIIKVKFNDIVN; from the coding sequence ATGAATAGATTACTTATTACTATCCTTTTTTGTTCCTTTCTTTTTGTTCATGATAACTATGCACAAAAAAAGAAAGACAAACCAAATATACTTTTTATAATGTGTGATGATCTTAATGATTATCAAGGAGTATTTGGAGGACATCCACAAGCTAAAACACCTAACATTGATAAATTAGCAAAATCAGGTACACGTTTTCTTAATGCTCAATCTAACATTCCTGTTTGCCAGCCTTCTAGAAATAGTTTATTTACTGGGGTTTATCCTTCAGCATCTTCAGATTTTGGTTGGACACCACATTTAAAACAGAAAGTATTAAAACATAATAAAACATTTGTACAAGTCTTAAAGGAAAATGGTTATTATACATTGGCTTCAGGTAAATTAATGCATGCTAACGAAAAAGAAGTATGGAACGAATGGGGGCTTGATATTAAACATAATTATGGACCATTTTATTATAATGGCGACAAATTAGCTGCACATCCTTCGGTTCCTGCTCCCTTTAATAAAATTGGACCAATTGATGGATCGTATGGTAGAATTTCGGAAATGCCCAATCATAATGGGGAGAGAGGTGTTCCTGGTTTAGTTGAAGGGTGGAACATGAAACCTGTTAAATACAACTCTGACAGTGATAGAGATTTATTATATGATGAAAAGCATGCTGAATGGGCAGTCAATAAATTTAAAGAATTTGCAAATACTAAAACTGAAAAACCATTTTTTATGGGGATCGGATTTGTAAGACCTCATACTCCTTTACATGCTCCAGATAAATATTTTGACATGTTTCCTTTAGATAAAATCGAGTTAGATAAGTGGACTGCAGATGATACGGATGATATTTACTATCAAGAAATATTCGGTACAAAAGGTAAAGGTTCTAGATATTATAGAGATTTATTATCATCGTATAATGGTGATAGAGAATTAGCATTAAAAACATTTTTACAAGCATATTTAGCCTGTGTAGCTTTTGTTGATGCTCAGATTGGAACTGTACTAGAAGGTTTAGAAGCTTCTGGACTTGCAGACAATACAGTTGTAATTTTCACTTCAGACCATGGTTGGCAAATGGGCGAAAAAGAGCTACTTTTTAAAAATACAGTGTACGAAGAGGCAACAAGAATTCCTTATGTTATAAGAGATCCAAAAGCAAAGAAAAATCAAGTGGTAACGCACCCTGTAAGTTTGGTAGATCTTTACCCAACAGTGTTAGACTTTGCAGGTATTGAGGCCTCTAATTTAAAAGCAGAAGGTGGTGCAGAATTAGGAGGATATAGTGTTATACCTTTCATAGAAAATCCTAAAACAAAAAAATGGGAAGGACCTGAAGGAGCTTTAAGCGTAAAAGGAGTTTGGGGAGCAGTATCTAAAAACTTTAAAGTGAACGAGCAAAATTATTCATACAGAACAGAAAAGTGGAGGTATATACATTACACCGATGGTAAAGAAGAATTATACAATCATTTTACAGACCCTTATGAATGGAAAAATGTTGCATCAGATAAAAAATATGCTGAAGTAAAAGCGGATTTGAAAGCACAAATGGAGACCATTATTAAAGTGAAATTTAATGATATTGTAAATTAG